Below is a genomic region from Pseudomonas berkeleyensis.
GATCACGACGCGGTCATGCAGAGGACGAAGCTTCATTGTCGATCTCTCCTAACAATTTAATGGCCAACTTGCCGACTCTGTGTGGTCGGCGGGTTTGTAAAATCCGGCGGGGCCGGACGCGGCACGCTGGGCGCACCGCGGAAGTTGGACTGCCTCAGAGGGCAGGCACCTTGCGGTGACTGCTACATGTGGGCGGGTGAGGGCATTTCAAGGGTACTGACGTAAATTTTTTACATGTGCCAGGTATGGCGAGGGAATGGGCGCCAGGAAGTGGGGCGCCCTGGGGGCGGGTCAATCGCGGCGTTCGTATTCACCTTCAAGCACATTCGGACGCGTCTGTCCGGAGCGGGCAGCGGCATCATCGAAGAAGGCCCGCTGGCGTAGGGCCTGTTCCTCGGCACGGCGGCGGATCTTGCCGACCAGCAGGCGACGCGTGAAGGGAATCAGGCAGAGCACGCCGAGCATGTCGCTGATGAAACCTGGCAGGATCAGCAGGCCACCACCCACTGCGATCAGCAGGCCTTCGAGCATCTCTTGTTCAGGCAACTCACCGCGCGCTAGGCGCTCGCGTGCTCGCCAGGCAGTGGCGACCCCGGCAACGCGTAGCAGGATGCTGCCGAGCACTGCGGTACCGATCACCAGCAGCAAGGTGGGGAATACACCGATGGCGCTGCCGACCTTGATCAGCACGGCCAGCTCGATGATCGGAAACAGCAGGAAGAGAAACAGAAACGCACGCATGATCTGTGGATCCTTGGCGGAAGCGAACTTCCAATAGGGTGTAAGTATGGCGCTTTAGCCTGAATTCAAGCTGAAGCCGGCCCGGATGGCGGCCACTGGTCGGCGCGAGCCAACATCACCAGGGCTTCGCGCGCTTGTCCCGGGTTGTTGCAAGGTGTTGGGAAGGCTAGCCAATAAAGGCTTTGGCCAATGCGTAGATGGAAACCTTCACTGTCGACACCGGCCATCTGTGCGGGTTCATGCTTAGGTAACCCGGCCAGCTCGACATAGTGGGCGATGGCCTTGGCGTGGTCTTCGTTCATGTGCTCGACCATGCTCGTTTCGCTGCCGTTCGTCGTGAAGGGGTTTGCCAGAGCCACGTCATCGAGCCAGTGGATGGCGCCAAAACCGCCGATGAACCGCCAGCGCACGGGTTGCAGTCGCCAGAAATCGAAGTCATGCGCCCGGTGGTAGTCGCGTGACTGGGGGAAAAAGCGGTAATAACGCTGTGCGGCCGCTTCGATCTCGCCTTCGTCATGCAGCTGTTCGGCTTCGGCGAGCAGAGTGAGGCGGCCGACTGCCTGCACATCCTCTGCGCCACGCTCGCCGACCAATAGCGAGCACTTGGCGTCCTGCTTGAGGTTATGGGTGTGCTGGGCGATGCGACTGATGAGGATCAGCGGCCTGCCTTCGGCATCCAGGCAATAGGGCACCACCGATCCGAAAGGGAAACCCGGCATGGCCTTGGAGTGGGTGCTGAGCACGCCACGGTATTCCTTGAGCAGCAATTCTCGTGCATGCTTGCCGGCTTTCACGCTCACCTTAATGACTCCTCGCAAAGAATCCGTAATAAACGGACAGACGCCCTAGCATAGCGGTTAGCGGGCATCAGCGGGGCCGGTAAAAGCTGCACCTTGAGGGGAATAGCGATGCAACTGAAAGACAAAGTCATCATCATCACTGGTGGTTGCCAGGGGCTGGGGCGTGCCATGGGCGAGTACCTGGCGAGCAAGGGGGCCAAGCTGGCGCTGGTGGATCTTAATCAGGAAAAGCTGGATGACGCTGTAGCTGCCTGCAAGGCTGCCGGTGGTGATGCTCGTGCCTATCTGTGCAACGTGGCGAATGAAGAGCAGGTGACCCATATGGTCGCCCAGGTTGCCGAGGACTTTGGCGCCATCAATGGCCTGGTCAACAACGCCGGTATTCTGCGCGATGGCCTGACCATCAAGGTCAAGGATGGCGAGATGACCAAGATGAGCCTGGCGCAGTGGCAGGCGGTGATCGACGTCAACCTGACTGGCGTGTTCCTCTGCACCCGTGAAGTGGCGGCGAAGATGATCGAGCTGAAGAACGAAGGCGCGATCGTCAATATCTCCTCCATCTCCCGTGCCGGCAACATGGGCCAGGCCAACTACTCCGCAGCCAAGGCTGGCGTCGCTGCCGACACCGTGGTCTGGGCCAAGGAGCTGGCGCGCTATGGCATTCGTGTGGCGGGTGTGGCGCCGGGTTTCATCGAAACCGACATGGTCGCCAGCATGAAGCCGGAAGCCCTGGAGAAGATGACCTCGGGCATTCCGCTCAAGCGCCTGGGCAAACCGGCCGAGATCGCTCACTCGGTGGCCTACATCCTGGAAAACGACTATTACACGGGTCGTGTCCTGGAACTCGACGGCGGTCTGCGTCTGTAATCCGCCAGGCCTGAACGAAAAACGCCCCGACTGGTTCGGGGCGTTTTCGTTTCTGCAGGTGGTGCGCACGGCGCACCCTAGGGTCAGGATTCTGGTTTGATGCGTGCGGCTTTCTGTAGGATGCGCTGTGCGCACTGCTATTTCTTAATGCGTACGAGCGACCGCGAAGCGGCTCAACTCGATCAGCGCATCGCGATACTCGCCAGCCGGTAGTACATCCAGGCAGGCGATGGCGCGTTCGGCATAGTCGCGGGCCAGTTGCGCGGTGTAGTCCAGCGCACCGGCCGTTTCGACGGCTGCACGGATGCTTTCCAGATCTTCGATACCGCCTTTCTGAATCGCCTGGCGCACCAGCGCGGCCTGCTCGGCGGTGCCTTCACGCATGGTATAGATCAGCGGCAGTGTGGGTTTGCCTTCTGCGAGGTCATCGCCGACGTTCTTGCCCAGGCTGGCAGCATCGCCCTTGTAGTCGAGCAGGTCGTCGACCAGCTGGAAGGCCACGCCAAGGTGATCGCCAAAGGTACGTAGTGCTTCGCGCTGCGCTTCGCTGGCGCTGGCCAGGGCGGCGGCACTATGGGTGGAGGCTTCGAACAGCATTGCGGTCTTGGCGCGGATGACTTCCATATAGGTGTCTTCCGTGGTGCTGGCGTCGCGCACCTTGGAGAGTTGCAGCACTTCGCCTTCGGCGATCACGCGAGTGGCGTGGGAGAGAATCTTCATCACCGGCATGGAGCCGAGTTCGACCATCATTTCGAACGAGCGTGAATAAAGGAAGTCGCCTACCAGCACGCTTGGTGCGTTGCCCCACTGGGCATTGGCGGTGCTGCGGCCACGGCGCATGTCGGACATATCGACCACATCGTCGTGTAGCAGGGTGGCGGTGTGCAGGAACTCGATGGTCGCGGCCAGCAGGCGCAGATCATCACCTTGGTAGCCGAGGGCCTTGCCGCTGAGTAGAACCAGCAGTGGGCGCAGGCGTTTGCCGCCGGCGGAGATGATATAGTCGCCGATCTTTTCCACCAGCGGCACGCGCGAGACCACCTGCTGGCGAATGATGCCATCGACGGCGGTGAAATCGTCCGCTACGACGCGGTAAAAAGCCTGGGGTTGCATCGACAAGAGGCGCTCCTTCTGAACTGCGCGGCATGCTAGGTGGCAGGGTAATTGCTGTCAAGGCAAGCGCCCGCGGGCCTTGCGTCGGGTCAATGGCTTGCGTACAATCGCGCACCCTGAACATTCCCCCTGGGTATTTCCCTGCCTTACGCAATTGCAAGGGTGTCACTTCCGGCCCCGAGCAGCCATGCCAGCCAATAACGACTCTTCTAAAGCGCTGGGTGAGCAGGATCAACGGAGATTTACCATGTACGCAGTAATTGTTACCGGTGGCAAACAATACAAGGTCGCCGAAGGCGAATTCCTGAAAATCGAGAAACTCGAAGTTGCTACCGGCGAAGCCGTTACCTTTGACCGCGTTCTGCTGGTCGCCAACGGTGACGACGTCAAGATCGGCGCTCCTGTCGTAGACGGTGCCAAGGTTGTCGCAGAAGTCGTTTCGCAAGGTCGTCACGATAAAGTGCGCATCATCAAGTTCCGTCGTCGTAAGCACCACATGAAGCGTCAGGGCCACCGTCAGTGGTTCACTGAGATCAAAATCACCGGTATCCAGGCCTAATTCGTCGGCCCGACCACTTATTTGGAGTATTGACTCATGGCACACAAAAAAGCTGGCGGTTCTACCCGTAACGGCCGCGATTCCGAAAGTAAACGCCTTGGCGTGAAAATGTACGGTGGCCAGGTCATCAAGGCCGGCAACATCATCGTGCGTCAGCGCGGCACCCAGTTCCACCCCGGTTTCGGCGTGGGCATCGGCAAAGACCACACCCTGTTCGCTAAAGTCGAAGGCGTGGTCAAGTTCGAAGTGAAGGGCGCTTTCGGCCGTCGCTACGTGAGCGTCGTTCAGGCCTAATTGCCTACGCGCTGGAAAAGCCCTGTCCGTAGGACGGGGCTTTTTTGTTTGTGTATCTTTGGTTCGCTTGCCAGATCCGCTAGTTCTGGATGATCCGGCAAGCGTTCCCCCTAGCCCGCAAACGAAGCGGGAGGCATATCCATGAAATTCGTCGACGAAGTATCGATTTTTGTAAAAGCCGGTGACGGTGGTAACGGCATGATGAGCTTCCGCCGTGAGAAGTTCATCGAGAAGGGCGGTCCCAACGGGGGCGACGGTGGGGACGGTGGCTCGGTGTTTCTTGAGGCCAACGAGAACCTCAACACCCTGATCGATTACCGCTATACCCGCAAATTCCTGGCGCAGAATGGCGAGAAGGGCGGCAGTACCGATTGCACCGGCGCCAAGGGCGAAGACCTGATCCTGCCGGTGCCGGTCGGCACCACGGTGATCGACGTCGCCACCCAGGAAGTGATCGGTGACCTGATCAAGCCAGGTCAGCGCCTGATGGTCGCGCAGGGTGGCTGGCACGGGCTGGGCAACACCCGTTTCAAGTCCAGCACCAACCGGGCGCCGCGGCAGACCACACCGGGCAAGCCGGGCGATTCGCGTGACCTCAAGCTGGAGCTGAAAGTGCTGGCGGACGTCGGTCTGCTCGGCTTGCCCAACGCGGGCAAGAGCACCTTCATTCGCGCTGTTTCGGCTGCCAAGCCGAAGGTAGCCGATTATCCCTTCACCACCCTGGTGCCGAACCTGGGTGTGGTTAGCGTTGACCGCTTCAAGAGCTTCGTCGTCGCCGACATTCCCGGCCTGATCGAAGGCGCTTCCGAAGGCGCTGGTCTGGGTATCCGCTTCCTCAAGCATTTGGCGCGTACTCGACTGCTGCTGCACCTCGTGGACATGGCTCCGCTGGATGAGAGCGATCCGGCCGAAGCTGCGCAGGTGATCATCGACGAGCTGGGTCGTTTCAGCCCGGCGTTGGCCGAGCGTGATCGCTGGCTGGTGCTGAACAAGATGGATCAGATTCCGGAAGAAGAGCGTGAGGCGCGCAAGGCCGATATCGTCGCTCGCCTGAACTGGGAAGGCCCGGTCTATGTGGTCTCGGCGATCAGCCGCGATGGCACCGAGCGCATCAGTCGCGACATCATGCATTACCTGGAAGTGCGCGGTGAGCGCATCGCCGAAGATCCGGTGTTCGCCGAGCAACTGGCCGAGCTGGATCAGCGTATCGAAGATGAAGCCCGTGCTCGTCTGCAGGCGCTGGATGACCAGCGTGCGCTGCGTAAATCCGGGGTGCGCAGCGTCGATGATATCGATGAAGACGATGACTTCTTCGATGATGAAGACGACGATGGCCCGGAAATCATTTACGTCCGGGATTAAGCAAATTTTCAACGCCGCTTAATTGCGGCGTTTTTGTAGGTGGGGTGGATTCCCGCCATTTCTGGCTAAGGTTGGAAGATCATGCGTGACAAGGTGACCGGCGCGCGGCGCTGGGTGGTGAAGATCGGCAGTGCGCTGTTGACCGCTGACGGGCGTGGCCTGGATCGGGCGGCCATGGCGGTATGGGTCAAGCAGATGGTGGCCTTGCGTGAGCAGGGCGTCGAGCTGGTGCTGGTGTCCTCTGGCGCCGTGGCGGCCGGTATGAGCCGCCTGGGCTGGACGAGCCGACCTAGCGCGATGCATGAACTGCAGGCTGCCGCCGCCATCGGTCAAATGGTGCTGGTGCAGGCTTGGGAATCCAGCTTTGCCGAGCACAGCCGCCGTACGGCGCAGATTCTCCTGACTCACGATGATCTGTCCGATCGCAAGCGCTACCTGAACGCGCGCAGTACCCTGCGCACGCTGGTCGATCTCGACGTGGTGCCGGTGATCAACGAGAACGACACGGTCGTCACCGACGAGATTCGCTTCGGCGACAACGATACGCTGGCTGCATTGGTGGCCAACCTGGTCGAAGCCGATCTGCTGGTGATCCTCACCGACCGCGACGGCATGTTTGACGCCGACCCGCGGCACAATCCTGATGCCAAGCTGATTCACGAAGCCCGTGCGGATGATCCGGCGCTGGACGCCGTGGCCGGTGGTGTCGGTGGCGCGCTGGGGCGTGGTGGTATGCAGACCAAGCTGCGTGCATCGCGCCTGGCTGCGCGTTCTGGCGCGCATACGGTGATCGTCGGTGGCGCCATCGAGCAGGTGCTGGCGCGGCTCAAGGCTGGTGAGCGCCTGGGTACGTTGCTGGCGCCTGAGCGCGGTCTGCTGGCGGCGCGCAAGCAGTGGCTGGCGGGTCACCTGCAGACACGTGGCACTCTGGTGTTGGACGCCGGTGCCGTGAAAGCCCTGAGCCAGGATCGCAAGAGTCTGCTGCCGGTGGGCGTGAAGGCCGTGCAGGGCAGCTTCCGTCGTGGTGAGATGGTGGTCTGCGTATCGCCTGACGGTCGTGAGATTGCGCGGGGGCTGGTCAACTACAGTGCTCTGGAGGCGCAGAAGATCATCGGTCAGTCTTCCGATGCCATCGAGAGGCTGCTGGGTTACGTGGATGAGCCGGAGTTGGTGCACCGGGACAACTTGATCCTGGTCTGAGTCGTTTCGAGCGAAGGAGGGGGCCATGCGTCTGTTCAAGGGATCTGTACTGGGGTTGTTGCTATTGCCGAGCCTGGCGCTGGCCGAGACCATCGGCGAAGTGTCCACGGTGTTCAAGTGGGTCGGTCCGAACGACAAGATCGTCGTCGAGGCCTTTGATGATCCCAAGGTGGATGGCGTGACCTGCTACCTGTCGCGTGCCAAGACCGGTGGCGTGAAGGGTGGCTTGGGTCTGGCCGAGGATCGCGCCGAGGCCTCTATCGCCTGCCGTCAGGTCGGCCCGATTGCATTCAAGGGCAAGCTCAAGGATGGCGAGGAAGTCTTCAAGGAGCGCACCTCGCTGGTGTTCAAGACCATGCAGGTGGTGCGTTTCTTCGATCAGAAGCGCAACACTCTGGTGTACCTAGTCTACAGCGACCGGGTGATCGAAGGCAGTCCGCAGAATGCGGTAACCGCCATACCGATCCTGCCCTGGGCTCGCTAGTGCTTGGGGTGTGCGATGCGCACACACTTTGTGTTTCATCCCCAAGCGTCGCCCACAAAAAAACCGCCCCGAGGGGCGGTTTTTTCATGCTGCTGATCAGGCGCTGGGCGTATCGAGCTGCAGTCGCTGGTTGGACTGCGCCTGCACTTCGCGGTAGCGCTCGGCGTCCTTGGACAGGACGTCGGCCATGGCCGGGAAGATCTCGTCCAGCTTGCTACGCCACTCTTCGCTCTTGGCCTGCTCCGGGAAGCAGCGGCGAACCAGGTCGAGCATGATCGACACTGTTACCGAGGCGCCAGGCGAGGCGCCGAGCAGGGCGGCGATGGTGCCATCCTGTGCCGCGACCAGTTCGGTGCCGAATTGCAGGATGCCGCCGTTCTTCGCGTCCTTCTTGATGATCTGCACGCGTTGGCCGGCCACTTCCAGGCGCCAGTCTTCGGCTTTGGCTTCCGGGTAGAAGCCACGCAGGGTTTCCAGGCGCTGCGCTTCGGACTGCATCACTTCCTTGATCAGGTAGCGGGTCAGATCCATGTTGTCGCGCGCTACCGCCAGCATCGGGCCGAGGTTGTTGGGGCGTACCGACAGTGGCAGGTCGAGGAACGAACCGTGCTTGAGGAACTTGGTGGTGAAGCCGGCGTAGGGGCCGAACAGCAGGGATTTCTTGCCATCCACGACGCGGGTGTCGAGGTGCGGTACCGACATGGGCGGCGAGCCCACGGCGGCCTGGCTGTAGACCTTGGCCTGATGCTTGGCGACCACTTCGGGGTTGTCGCAACGCAGCCATTGGCCGCTGACCGGGAAGCCACCGAAGCCTTTGCCTTCGGGGATGCCGGACAGCTGCAGCAGGGGCAGTGCGCCGCCGCCAGCGCCGAGGAAGACGAACTTGCTCTTGAGTTGGCGAGTGGCACCGGAGCGGGTGTCCTTGATGCTCACCAGCCAGCCCTGACCGTCACGCTTGAGGTCGGTGACTTTCTGGTTGCAGGTCACCTTGGCGTTCGGCTGGGTAACGAGGTAGTCGAGCATCTGCTGGGTGACGGCGCCGAAGTTGACGTCGGTGCCGGCTTGTACGCGGGTCATGGCCAGCGGCTCGCTGGTGTCGCGACCTGGGATCAGCAGCGGCGCCCACTCGGCGATGGTGGCGCGATCTTCGGTGTACTCCATGCTTTTGAAGGCATGGTGCTGGCGTAGTGCCTCGAAGCGCTTCTTCAGGAACGCGGCACCGCTGTTGCCGCGCACGAAGCTCATGTGCGGAACAGGGTTGATGAACGACTTCGGCGAGTTGATCGCGCCTTTCTCGATCAGGTAGGCCCAGAACTGCTTGGACTCCTCGAACTGGGCGTTGATGCTCACCGACTTCTTGATGTCGATACTGCCGTCGGCGCCTTCCGGGGTGTAGTTCAGCTCGCACAGGGCCGCATGGCCGGTGCCGGCGTTATTCCAGGGGTTGGAGCTTTCAACTGCGCCGGACTCGCGCAGCTCCACCACTTCCAGCGTGATACCGGGGTTGAGTTCCTTGAGCAGTACGCCCAGGGTCGCGCTCATGATGCCGGCGCCAACCAGCACCACGTCTACGCTTTGGGAATCGTTATGCGCCATTAACCTCTCTCCAAGAAATACTGCACCAGATAGGCAGGCCTATCGGCCGGCCGGGGCTATACCGCTGGGCTCAGGCATCTTGCCCGGCCGTGTGGGGAGGGTTAAGGCTCCTGTTTACGGACGCAAAGTCGTTCATTTTTTCGCCACACTCTTGTGAAGTTGTTAAAACCGTCTTTTTCACGCTCTTTTGGAGCGGTGAACCTCAAAAGCTCGTCTGCCTCGGCGTGCTTTTGCCCGTACATGCCATGGCGGACATGGCTGCAACTGGTTCTGCTATGGGCTAAAGCCGCTGGCCGGGAATGGCAGCGCGAAGTGGGCGACTCTCTGGGACGGGGGCGATGGCGATGCATCGGCGAGATGGTGCAACCCGATCAGGAGGCGTCCTTATAATCGGGGGCGGATTATAACGGTGAATGCGGCGAAATTGATCGTCTGCTGTGACTTTTATTATTCCATCGGTCAGGCTGCCAACGGCCGGGCGCTCTGTGCATGCTTGACGACTGGTGTGACGCGGGCTCCGGCAGGGAGGGGGTGGCCCAGCCAGCTGATGCATGCCTCGCCGACTTCGATCCAGTTTCCGCTGCTCGGTTGCTCGCGCGAATGACGCAGCGCGCAGCAGCGCTCCTGGGTGTCGAGCAGAACAAAATGTCTCATTGGCTGGCGCGCGTTGAACAGGCTGAGCAGGAAGAGCATGGCGATGGCTCCGTAAATTGGCTGGCTCCCTTTATGACGCAATTGGGTGACAGGGCCATGACAGGAACCGCCGCCTGGCTGGGCTTGTCGATAGAGGTATGGCTGTCGGCGCCTGGCGCTGCTGGGTATACTGCTGGCCATTTCATGACATCCCCTTCGGAGAGATCGAGCATGCTGCATCGTGCGTTGTTCGCCCTGCTTGCTGCTGCCAGCCTGACCTTGGCTGGCTGTGCCCACAGCCCTCAGCAACTCACCCCGCAACCCAAACTCACCAGCTCACTGACGCCCGTTGGTCAGGGGCAGCCGGTGGTGGTGCGTGTCGTCGATGGTCGCTCTTCGCCCGTGCTTGGTACGCGCGGTGGCCTGTATCCGGAAACCAGCGCCATCAGCGTCAGCAGCGAGAGCGTGCTGCCGAAATTGCAGGCCGAGGCCGAGGCGGCTGTTCGCCTGCTCGGCTTTACGCCGTCGGCCAATGCCTACAATGCACCCCAGTTGACCATTACCCTGGCTGATCTGAAGTACCAGTCGCCGAAAGAAGGGCTGTACGTGACCGAGGCGGATATTTCTGCCTCCATCCGTGCTGACGTGCAGGGTGGTAGCCGGCGTTATACCGGCCGCTATGGCGCGTCGCTGAATCAGCGCTTTGGTACTGCGCCTAATCAGCAGACCAATACCAAGCTGGTCAGTGATGTGCTCAGTGATGCGCTGACTCGCGCGTTCAAGGATCCGACCATCGGCCAGGTTCTGCTTCAGTAATGGTCAGGGTGACTGCGCCAGATGCTGTGCTGCAGTCGCCCTTGAGGTTCTGAGGAGGCTGCTCACTTCTCTCAAGGTGGGGGTCAAGTGCTGCTGCCTCCGGTTTTCTCCTTCGCGCGCTAGAGTCC
It encodes:
- a CDS encoding FxsA family protein, with the translated sequence MRAFLFLFLLFPIIELAVLIKVGSAIGVFPTLLLVIGTAVLGSILLRVAGVATAWRARERLARGELPEQEMLEGLLIAVGGGLLILPGFISDMLGVLCLIPFTRRLLVGKIRRRAEEQALRQRAFFDDAAARSGQTRPNVLEGEYERRD
- a CDS encoding HugZ family pyridoxamine 5'-phosphate oxidase, translated to MSVKAGKHARELLLKEYRGVLSTHSKAMPGFPFGSVVPYCLDAEGRPLILISRIAQHTHNLKQDAKCSLLVGERGAEDVQAVGRLTLLAEAEQLHDEGEIEAAAQRYYRFFPQSRDYHRAHDFDFWRLQPVRWRFIGGFGAIHWLDDVALANPFTTNGSETSMVEHMNEDHAKAIAHYVELAGLPKHEPAQMAGVDSEGFHLRIGQSLYWLAFPTPCNNPGQAREALVMLARADQWPPSGPASA
- a CDS encoding SDR family oxidoreductase; its protein translation is MQLKDKVIIITGGCQGLGRAMGEYLASKGAKLALVDLNQEKLDDAVAACKAAGGDARAYLCNVANEEQVTHMVAQVAEDFGAINGLVNNAGILRDGLTIKVKDGEMTKMSLAQWQAVIDVNLTGVFLCTREVAAKMIELKNEGAIVNISSISRAGNMGQANYSAAKAGVAADTVVWAKELARYGIRVAGVAPGFIETDMVASMKPEALEKMTSGIPLKRLGKPAEIAHSVAYILENDYYTGRVLELDGGLRL
- a CDS encoding polyprenyl synthetase family protein, yielding MQPQAFYRVVADDFTAVDGIIRQQVVSRVPLVEKIGDYIISAGGKRLRPLLVLLSGKALGYQGDDLRLLAATIEFLHTATLLHDDVVDMSDMRRGRSTANAQWGNAPSVLVGDFLYSRSFEMMVELGSMPVMKILSHATRVIAEGEVLQLSKVRDASTTEDTYMEVIRAKTAMLFEASTHSAAALASASEAQREALRTFGDHLGVAFQLVDDLLDYKGDAASLGKNVGDDLAEGKPTLPLIYTMREGTAEQAALVRQAIQKGGIEDLESIRAAVETAGALDYTAQLARDYAERAIACLDVLPAGEYRDALIELSRFAVARTH
- the rplU gene encoding 50S ribosomal protein L21, with amino-acid sequence MYAVIVTGGKQYKVAEGEFLKIEKLEVATGEAVTFDRVLLVANGDDVKIGAPVVDGAKVVAEVVSQGRHDKVRIIKFRRRKHHMKRQGHRQWFTEIKITGIQA
- the rpmA gene encoding 50S ribosomal protein L27, giving the protein MAHKKAGGSTRNGRDSESKRLGVKMYGGQVIKAGNIIVRQRGTQFHPGFGVGIGKDHTLFAKVEGVVKFEVKGAFGRRYVSVVQA
- the cgtA gene encoding Obg family GTPase CgtA; translation: MKFVDEVSIFVKAGDGGNGMMSFRREKFIEKGGPNGGDGGDGGSVFLEANENLNTLIDYRYTRKFLAQNGEKGGSTDCTGAKGEDLILPVPVGTTVIDVATQEVIGDLIKPGQRLMVAQGGWHGLGNTRFKSSTNRAPRQTTPGKPGDSRDLKLELKVLADVGLLGLPNAGKSTFIRAVSAAKPKVADYPFTTLVPNLGVVSVDRFKSFVVADIPGLIEGASEGAGLGIRFLKHLARTRLLLHLVDMAPLDESDPAEAAQVIIDELGRFSPALAERDRWLVLNKMDQIPEEEREARKADIVARLNWEGPVYVVSAISRDGTERISRDIMHYLEVRGERIAEDPVFAEQLAELDQRIEDEARARLQALDDQRALRKSGVRSVDDIDEDDDFFDDEDDDGPEIIYVRD
- the proB gene encoding glutamate 5-kinase, whose protein sequence is MRDKVTGARRWVVKIGSALLTADGRGLDRAAMAVWVKQMVALREQGVELVLVSSGAVAAGMSRLGWTSRPSAMHELQAAAAIGQMVLVQAWESSFAEHSRRTAQILLTHDDLSDRKRYLNARSTLRTLVDLDVVPVINENDTVVTDEIRFGDNDTLAALVANLVEADLLVILTDRDGMFDADPRHNPDAKLIHEARADDPALDAVAGGVGGALGRGGMQTKLRASRLAARSGAHTVIVGGAIEQVLARLKAGERLGTLLAPERGLLAARKQWLAGHLQTRGTLVLDAGAVKALSQDRKSLLPVGVKAVQGSFRRGEMVVCVSPDGREIARGLVNYSALEAQKIIGQSSDAIERLLGYVDEPELVHRDNLILV
- a CDS encoding CreA family protein, translated to MRLFKGSVLGLLLLPSLALAETIGEVSTVFKWVGPNDKIVVEAFDDPKVDGVTCYLSRAKTGGVKGGLGLAEDRAEASIACRQVGPIAFKGKLKDGEEVFKERTSLVFKTMQVVRFFDQKRNTLVYLVYSDRVIEGSPQNAVTAIPILPWAR
- the mqo gene encoding malate dehydrogenase (quinone), whose product is MAHNDSQSVDVVLVGAGIMSATLGVLLKELNPGITLEVVELRESGAVESSNPWNNAGTGHAALCELNYTPEGADGSIDIKKSVSINAQFEESKQFWAYLIEKGAINSPKSFINPVPHMSFVRGNSGAAFLKKRFEALRQHHAFKSMEYTEDRATIAEWAPLLIPGRDTSEPLAMTRVQAGTDVNFGAVTQQMLDYLVTQPNAKVTCNQKVTDLKRDGQGWLVSIKDTRSGATRQLKSKFVFLGAGGGALPLLQLSGIPEGKGFGGFPVSGQWLRCDNPEVVAKHQAKVYSQAAVGSPPMSVPHLDTRVVDGKKSLLFGPYAGFTTKFLKHGSFLDLPLSVRPNNLGPMLAVARDNMDLTRYLIKEVMQSEAQRLETLRGFYPEAKAEDWRLEVAGQRVQIIKKDAKNGGILQFGTELVAAQDGTIAALLGASPGASVTVSIMLDLVRRCFPEQAKSEEWRSKLDEIFPAMADVLSKDAERYREVQAQSNQRLQLDTPSA
- a CDS encoding YajG family lipoprotein, whose product is MLHRALFALLAAASLTLAGCAHSPQQLTPQPKLTSSLTPVGQGQPVVVRVVDGRSSPVLGTRGGLYPETSAISVSSESVLPKLQAEAEAAVRLLGFTPSANAYNAPQLTITLADLKYQSPKEGLYVTEADISASIRADVQGGSRRYTGRYGASLNQRFGTAPNQQTNTKLVSDVLSDALTRAFKDPTIGQVLLQ